One Nostoc punctiforme PCC 73102 DNA window includes the following coding sequences:
- a CDS encoding HdeD family acid-resistance protein, whose product MTTDVSRNINKDTNGALISGVLLSVLGVIAIAAPNLSTLFAETWIAVILIFAGFTKLVYATQTRHQGGFIWKLLLSGLYIATGIMLFVYPFTGILTLTLLLGSFLVAEGTFELILAFRLRPQENWKWILGDGIITLVLGAMIWFQWPFNAPWLLGTLVGISIIFTGISRVMLSLNARSTSNPTNEAANPT is encoded by the coding sequence ATGACAACTGACGTTTCTAGAAATATTAACAAGGACACTAATGGAGCGCTGATAAGTGGTGTTCTCCTAAGTGTTTTGGGGGTTATTGCGATCGCAGCGCCTAATCTCTCGACCTTATTCGCCGAAACTTGGATTGCAGTAATTTTGATTTTCGCCGGATTTACAAAACTAGTTTATGCCACTCAAACCCGCCACCAAGGAGGTTTTATTTGGAAACTTCTATTGAGCGGACTCTATATTGCAACCGGTATAATGCTGTTTGTTTATCCTTTTACGGGTATTCTCACACTGACTCTATTGCTTGGCAGCTTCTTGGTGGCTGAAGGTACATTCGAGTTAATTCTGGCATTCCGGTTACGTCCGCAAGAGAACTGGAAGTGGATACTAGGTGATGGCATTATTACACTGGTCTTAGGTGCAATGATTTGGTTCCAGTGGCCCTTCAATGCGCCCTGGCTTCTTGGCACACTAGTTGGTATCAGCATTATTTTCACTGGCATTTCACGCGTAATGCTGTCATTGAATGCGCGTTCTACCTCAAATCCTACTAACGAAGCTGCAAATCCTACTTAG
- a CDS encoding carboxymuconolactone decarboxylase family protein — MTKLIEYEEASDEIRAVYDDIRVTRQNDYINNFWKAIANHPPTLQRTWQAVKEVMTSPGEIDPLMRELIYIAVSATNGCEYCIASHTAGARAKGMNDTMFGELMAIAATANMTNRLANGYQIPVDERFKT; from the coding sequence ATGACTAAGCTGATTGAATACGAAGAAGCCAGCGATGAAATCCGGGCAGTATATGACGATATCCGCGTCACCCGCCAGAATGACTATATCAATAACTTTTGGAAAGCCATAGCTAATCATCCCCCTACCTTGCAACGAACTTGGCAAGCGGTGAAAGAAGTGATGACTAGCCCTGGTGAAATTGATCCACTGATGCGAGAACTAATTTATATCGCCGTGAGTGCGACAAATGGCTGTGAGTATTGTATTGCCTCGCACACAGCAGGAGCGCGGGCCAAGGGTATGAATGATACCATGTTCGGGGAACTCATGGCGATCGCAGCTACTGCCAACATGACCAATCGCCTCGCCAACGGCTATCAAATTCCGGTGGACGAGAGATTTAAGACGTAG
- a CDS encoding GNAT family N-acetyltransferase: MIIVQAPVCLPEVVQAVVEQSRRTISGITGPAAQVEATKSILGLSNTPTQLDEHEILFSLALQDLQIPEALTSAKVQCRLPHPEELELLAEWCAAYNVEALGKTDTPSLRLACDRIIEARQDMRMHWVLVAGDTLVSYSAFNASLPDIVQIGGVWTPPALRGKGYAKSVVAGSLLKARSLLVKRAILFTGDNNQAAQAVYRGIGFLPTGEKYDLVLFEETQA, translated from the coding sequence ATGATAATAGTCCAAGCGCCTGTATGTTTGCCAGAGGTGGTGCAAGCAGTTGTGGAACAATCTAGACGTACTATTTCTGGAATTACTGGTCCAGCAGCACAAGTTGAAGCAACAAAAAGTATTTTGGGACTTAGCAACACACCAACTCAGCTTGATGAACATGAGATATTGTTTTCTCTAGCACTACAAGACTTGCAAATACCTGAAGCTTTAACATCGGCAAAGGTACAGTGTCGTTTGCCACATCCAGAAGAATTGGAATTACTTGCCGAATGGTGTGCTGCTTATAACGTAGAAGCTTTAGGAAAAACTGATACTCCAAGTTTAAGGCTTGCTTGCGATCGCATAATTGAAGCACGTCAAGATATGCGTATGCATTGGGTTTTAGTGGCAGGAGATACTTTAGTTTCTTACTCTGCTTTCAATGCCAGTCTACCTGATATTGTGCAAATTGGTGGAGTATGGACACCGCCAGCACTACGGGGGAAAGGCTATGCCAAAAGTGTGGTAGCAGGATCGTTGTTAAAAGCGCGATCGCTCTTAGTAAAACGTGCCATCCTATTTACAGGTGATAATAACCAAGCAGCCCAAGCAGTTTATCGAGGAATTGGCTTTTTGCCTACTGGCGAAAAGTATGACTTAGTCTTATTTGAAGAGACTCAGGCTTAA
- a CDS encoding pyridoxamine 5'-phosphate oxidase family protein gives MATSTDRTQEIQKLHELIKNIDYGMFTTVDDDGSLHSYPMSKSGDINSEATLWFFTYAGSHKVTEIEHHEQVNVSFSSPEQQRYVSISGTSQLVKDRNKMRELWKPELQTWFPKGLDEPDIALLKVNINQVNYWDSTSSFKPQTISF, from the coding sequence ATGGCAACTTCTACAGACCGCACTCAAGAGATTCAAAAGCTGCATGAACTAATCAAAAATATTGATTATGGTATGTTTACCACAGTCGATGATGATGGAAGTTTGCATAGTTACCCCATGTCAAAAAGTGGTGATATTAACTCTGAAGCCACACTCTGGTTCTTTACTTATGCTGGTTCCCATAAGGTGACTGAGATTGAACACCATGAGCAGGTCAATGTTAGTTTCTCGTCACCCGAACAGCAGCGATACGTTTCTATCTCAGGTACATCACAACTCGTAAAAGACCGCAACAAGATGCGAGAGTTATGGAAGCCAGAACTTCAAACCTGGTTTCCTAAAGGATTGGACGAACCCGATATTGCTTTACTCAAGGTGAATATTAACCAGGTCAATTATTGGGATAGTACATCGAGTTTTAAGCCACAAACAATTAGTTTTTAA
- a CDS encoding translation elongation factor-like protein translates to MGQTSTVCLTFRIIWKVFLEKMFVPEPVITLAITPNKQEDSDRLSKALNRFQREDPTFRLSIDPESGATLISGMGELHLEIYLERIQWEYNAEVYVGNPPVAYRETIGQQATFDYRFKKQSLARLGILQSCVDAKRLVLRHRSLLV, encoded by the coding sequence ATGGGGCAAACATCAACTGTTTGTCTGACTTTTCGCATCATCTGGAAGGTCTTTCTAGAGAAGATGTTTGTGCCGGAACCAGTAATTACACTGGCAATTACGCCCAATAAACAGGAAGATAGCGATCGCCTTTCTAAGGCACTCAATCGCTTTCAAAGGGAAGATCCTACCTTCCGGTTGAGCATTGACCCCGAATCAGGCGCAACTCTGATTTCTGGAATGGGCGAACTCCACCTAGAAATCTACCTCGAACGCATTCAATGGGAATATAATGCGGAGGTCTACGTTGGTAATCCCCCCGTGGCATACCGAGAAACTATTGGACAACAAGCTACTTTTGACTACCGATTCAAGAAACAGTCACTGGCGCGTTTGGGTATTCTACAGAGTTGCGTAGACGCGAAGCGGCTTGTCCTCAGACATCGCTCACTTCTGGTATGA
- a CDS encoding nucleoside phosphorylase — MANKRFYHIGFGQDDLGSSPPRIALLSGEPERSHLIAQTYFQDVRLLSENRGLNSYVGYLPNGRSILSATSGMGAPSLSIVVNELIQVGIRQIIRIGTCGAIQPYIPVGSVVISSAALCRQGAANDIAPVEYPAAADPFLTVALVKAARELKVEHYIGITASVDTFYEGQERTDSANPNLMRSLHGITEEYRRLNILNYEMESGTLFKMAGVYNFAAAAVCGVVAGRTVSENIILEQRDIAVKNAIAIAVNAAAKLE; from the coding sequence ATGGCAAATAAACGCTTTTATCACATTGGCTTTGGACAAGATGATTTAGGTTCATCGCCTCCCAGGATTGCCCTATTATCTGGTGAGCCAGAGCGCTCGCATCTAATTGCCCAAACTTATTTCCAAGATGTTCGCTTATTGTCGGAAAATCGCGGACTCAATAGCTATGTGGGATATTTACCAAATGGTCGCAGCATCTTATCTGCAACTAGTGGTATGGGTGCGCCTTCATTAAGTATTGTTGTCAACGAGTTGATACAAGTAGGAATTCGGCAAATCATTCGCATTGGAACTTGCGGAGCAATTCAACCTTATATACCAGTCGGTAGCGTTGTTATTAGCAGTGCAGCATTATGTCGCCAAGGTGCAGCAAATGACATTGCACCTGTGGAATATCCAGCCGCAGCCGATCCGTTTCTGACAGTCGCTTTAGTTAAAGCCGCGCGAGAATTAAAGGTTGAACATTACATCGGAATTACGGCATCAGTTGATACTTTTTACGAAGGACAAGAACGCACAGATTCAGCAAATCCAAATTTAATGCGATCGCTGCATGGCATCACAGAAGAATATCGGCGTTTAAATATCTTGAATTATGAGATGGAATCCGGCACACTATTCAAAATGGCAGGTGTGTATAATTTTGCTGCTGCTGCTGTTTGCGGTGTAGTTGCTGGGCGTACTGTGAGTGAAAATATCATCTTAGAACAGAGGGATATTGCTGTGAAAAATGCGATCGCAATTGCTGTAAATGCAGCAGCAAAACTGGAGTAA
- the tnpA gene encoding IS200/IS605 family transposase, producing MKTVYNHYNHAIGLATVHLVWIPCRRRRIFANNESLKLRCIEIFQSVANDNKWIIKASEIAPDHIHLLVEYDPHHSISQIVKAFKGRSSRYLRQEFPELMKLPSLLTHSYMFDTTGKVSTQKVLEYINDPHHG from the coding sequence ATGAAAACTGTATATAATCATTACAATCATGCAATTGGCTTGGCTACTGTTCACTTGGTCTGGATACCGTGTCGGCGCAGAAGAATATTTGCTAACAATGAATCTTTAAAACTCCGATGCATTGAGATATTTCAGTCTGTTGCCAACGATAATAAATGGATTATCAAAGCCTCAGAAATTGCGCCAGACCATATTCATTTGTTGGTTGAGTATGACCCACATCACTCAATATCTCAAATAGTCAAGGCATTCAAAGGTCGCTCCAGTAGATACCTGCGACAGGAATTTCCAGAACTAATGAAACTTCCTAGTTTGTTGACACATTCGTATATGTTCGACACTACTGGAAAAGTCAGCACTCAGAAAGTCTTAGAATATATCAATGATCCACATCATGGCTGA
- a CDS encoding retropepsin-like aspartic protease family protein, which yields MKNAWKPWIITVNLAAIALMPTLIFLAFSHRATADDPGACYMVTSSGKTVGLGRICSNIIVAPSDNKVFRVSIKRRFGGTPVIDVTFNDKKTFEMIVDTGASGTIITQSMANTLKLQTTGTMQAQIADGSEVEFPTSKVKSIAAGGVTANNLQVAIAPKASIGLLGHDFFGNYDIKILEREVEFHHR from the coding sequence ATGAAGAATGCTTGGAAGCCTTGGATTATAACCGTTAATCTAGCTGCGATCGCACTAATGCCGACGCTGATATTTTTAGCATTCTCTCATCGAGCAACAGCAGACGATCCAGGAGCATGTTACATGGTAACTTCCTCTGGTAAAACCGTTGGGTTAGGAAGGATTTGTAGCAATATTATAGTCGCACCTTCAGACAATAAAGTTTTTCGAGTCTCAATTAAACGCCGCTTTGGTGGAACTCCTGTGATTGACGTTACCTTCAATGACAAAAAAACCTTTGAAATGATTGTAGATACTGGTGCTAGCGGAACCATTATTACTCAAAGTATGGCGAATACACTTAAACTCCAGACTACAGGTACAATGCAAGCCCAAATTGCCGATGGTAGCGAAGTAGAATTTCCAACCAGTAAGGTAAAATCTATTGCAGCAGGTGGAGTTACAGCCAATAATCTTCAGGTAGCGATCGCACCCAAAGCCAGCATCGGCTTACTGGGCCACGATTTCTTCGGCAACTATGATATTAAGATTCTGGAGAGAGAGGTCGAATTTCATCACCGCTAA
- a CDS encoding ChaB family protein, translated as MPYQEIADLPDSVKAHLPKHAQEIFRAAFNNAQEEYDEEERAFRVAWSAVKRDYEKGNDGQWHKKPE; from the coding sequence ATGCCTTACCAAGAGATTGCAGACTTACCTGATTCAGTCAAAGCTCACTTACCCAAGCACGCCCAAGAAATTTTTCGAGCTGCATTTAACAATGCTCAAGAAGAATATGATGAAGAGGAGCGTGCCTTTCGTGTTGCTTGGAGTGCTGTGAAACGCGATTACGAAAAAGGTAATGATGGGCAATGGCACAAAAAGCCAGAATAG
- a CDS encoding alpha/beta fold hydrolase, whose product MPKLQVNGIDLFYDIKGTGEPLLLIAGFLCDHAYWSLIMPSLISQYQVIRLDNRGMGRSSAPETPYSLKQMANDVAALLNHLAIDKVHLVGHSMGGQIAQELVLAHPEKVQSLMLLSSLAKGDGLFNSIIETWGELCANVDLKLYEKVVLPWIFTDSFYAIPGTIEGLIEFAIRYPFPPATHSLHHHSQAMLDFDTTDRLQKIHCPTLVLVGKQDILTPLKFSQQLAQGIPNAELVVLEGGGHGFLIESPDTVISAMLNFLRKLKPAYGS is encoded by the coding sequence ATGCCAAAGCTTCAGGTTAACGGGATTGATTTGTTCTACGACATTAAGGGAACGGGTGAGCCTTTGCTATTAATAGCTGGCTTTCTTTGCGATCATGCCTATTGGTCGTTGATTATGCCATCGCTGATTTCGCAGTATCAAGTTATTCGCTTAGATAACCGAGGTATGGGGCGAAGTTCTGCTCCCGAAACCCCCTATAGTCTAAAGCAGATGGCTAATGACGTTGCAGCATTGCTCAATCATCTTGCGATCGATAAGGTGCATCTAGTGGGTCATTCAATGGGAGGTCAGATAGCTCAAGAACTAGTATTAGCACATCCTGAAAAAGTGCAAAGTCTAATGCTACTTTCGTCACTGGCAAAGGGTGATGGATTATTCAACAGTATCATTGAGACTTGGGGCGAACTCTGCGCTAATGTAGACCTGAAACTTTATGAAAAAGTCGTATTACCCTGGATATTTACAGATAGCTTCTACGCGATTCCTGGCACGATCGAAGGTCTGATCGAATTTGCAATCAGATATCCTTTCCCGCCAGCGACTCATTCACTCCATCATCACAGCCAAGCTATGCTTGACTTTGACACAACAGATCGCCTTCAAAAAATTCATTGTCCTACCCTAGTTCTAGTTGGCAAACAAGACATTCTCACTCCCCTAAAGTTTTCCCAGCAACTTGCTCAAGGCATTCCTAACGCTGAACTTGTAGTTCTCGAAGGTGGTGGTCATGGCTTCTTAATTGAGTCGCCAGATACTGTGATTTCAGCCATGCTTAACTTCCTACGGAAATTGAAGCCAGCTTACGGGTCGTGA
- a CDS encoding class I SAM-dependent methyltransferase, producing the protein MTSSITDKIQRHNLLVDVNNKNRIAYQANRTAIAAFNAIVMAGAEAYINGLKIPAPLLKSLLNLSMQISYKYFPSLLVPYEWLLQESDRLAEGSHELMKVQYNLPEEMFSLMLKETELLYPKYTMGLWEKEASNLKQAQMHMLDDLIAKAGIEDGDEILDLGCGWGSASNYILSRFPHVKVTALNLSHGQCEYMRKKMRDPTSYLSSDRFTLYEKDFNDIDFENKFDKIMAIGLFEHVGNLTKSFQKLASLLKDDGKVLIHIITTRLPYNITHPFIDKYVFPNMRVWNYDVIPKVNTDLKTINQWYLNGANYSKTLINWLMNFDQNQAKVKDLNYGMNYGKFCRMWRLYLLLCIVYFDGCDGEILGNGQYLLVHA; encoded by the coding sequence ATGACTTCCAGCATTACAGACAAGATCCAAAGACATAATCTTTTAGTAGATGTGAATAACAAAAACCGAATTGCTTACCAAGCTAACCGCACAGCGATCGCTGCATTCAATGCAATCGTAATGGCAGGAGCAGAGGCTTATATCAATGGGCTAAAAATCCCCGCTCCTCTGCTTAAATCCCTTTTAAATCTCTCGATGCAAATCAGCTACAAATATTTTCCCTCTCTTTTAGTTCCCTATGAATGGCTGTTGCAAGAAAGCGATCGCCTTGCAGAAGGATCGCACGAACTAATGAAGGTTCAATACAACCTACCCGAAGAAATGTTCAGTCTGATGTTAAAAGAGACAGAACTTTTATATCCAAAATACACAATGGGTTTATGGGAAAAAGAAGCATCTAACCTTAAGCAAGCTCAAATGCACATGCTCGATGATTTGATTGCAAAAGCAGGCATCGAAGATGGAGACGAAATTTTAGATTTGGGATGCGGTTGGGGTTCTGCATCAAATTACATCCTTTCCCGGTTTCCGCATGTGAAAGTAACAGCTCTTAATTTGAGCCACGGGCAATGTGAATATATGCGTAAAAAAATGCGAGACCCTACTAGTTACCTCAGTTCAGATAGATTCACTCTATATGAAAAGGACTTTAATGATATTGATTTTGAGAATAAGTTTGATAAAATTATGGCGATTGGCCTGTTTGAACATGTAGGTAATTTAACGAAATCATTTCAAAAACTGGCTTCTCTCCTAAAAGATGATGGCAAGGTGTTAATTCACATAATCACAACCAGATTACCTTATAATATAACCCATCCTTTTATAGACAAATATGTTTTTCCAAACATGCGGGTGTGGAATTATGATGTCATTCCAAAGGTTAATACAGACCTAAAAACTATTAATCAATGGTATTTAAATGGTGCTAACTACTCAAAGACTCTGATAAATTGGTTGATGAATTTTGACCAGAATCAAGCTAAAGTCAAAGATTTAAATTATGGTATGAACTATGGCAAGTTCTGCCGGATGTGGAGACTTTATTTGCTCTTGTGCATTGTGTATTTTGACGGTTGTGATGGTGAAATTCTTGGTAACGGTCAATACTTGTTGGTTCATGCGTGA
- a CDS encoding acyltransferase family protein — protein sequence MSQRIEWIDCWKGLAIITVVVGHIVNPVSKYIFWFHMPLFFFISGYLYSKKTDYSAFFKKKLLHLLVPYFSFLFLFTLLQYLPLIIDSWQHKKILSIDKLIISIFPVIWKQLYGGANLALWFSVFWFVTCLFITQQLYNLLYIKFGSNNWLMIKIMLGSYCLAMINYYLKNVAFPWNINVVAMALPFYWLGHMAAKSFLINTKILILGTIIFLTAILLDTVSLLHFAFNMKGTSYGVLIFNVVIALSGIIITQQFALLLYNKSYIGNALRELGNASMIVMYLHQPIQITMKNYPIFAAQGIRVLGALIISYIIYKITCNFSIMRQLFLGDFSTPNAKSSRASASQSVLTQGIRKN from the coding sequence ATGTCGCAAAGAATTGAATGGATTGATTGTTGGAAAGGTCTTGCCATAATTACGGTTGTTGTAGGACACATAGTCAACCCAGTATCGAAATATATTTTCTGGTTTCACATGCCGCTTTTTTTCTTTATCAGTGGATATCTTTATAGCAAAAAAACTGACTATTCTGCTTTCTTTAAGAAAAAACTTCTTCATCTTCTAGTACCATATTTTTCATTTCTTTTTTTATTTACTCTCCTTCAGTATCTACCATTAATAATAGATAGTTGGCAGCACAAAAAAATATTATCGATAGACAAACTTATAATATCTATATTTCCGGTCATTTGGAAACAATTGTATGGTGGAGCAAATCTGGCGCTTTGGTTTAGTGTATTTTGGTTTGTAACTTGTTTATTTATTACGCAGCAGTTATATAACCTGCTCTATATAAAGTTTGGCTCTAATAATTGGTTGATGATAAAAATTATGCTTGGCTCCTATTGTTTAGCAATGATTAATTATTATCTAAAAAATGTTGCCTTTCCTTGGAATATCAATGTAGTTGCAATGGCACTACCATTTTACTGGTTAGGGCACATGGCAGCTAAATCATTTTTAATTAATACTAAAATCCTTATATTAGGAACAATAATATTTTTGACTGCAATTTTACTAGATACAGTGTCTCTGCTGCATTTTGCTTTTAATATGAAAGGTACAAGCTATGGAGTCTTAATCTTTAATGTTGTTATAGCTTTATCTGGCATTATTATTACACAGCAATTTGCGCTACTACTTTATAATAAATCTTACATAGGAAATGCCCTGCGCGAACTTGGTAATGCTTCTATGATCGTTATGTATTTACATCAACCGATACAAATAACTATGAAAAATTACCCAATATTCGCAGCTCAAGGAATTAGGGTATTAGGTGCATTAATTATTTCATATATTATCTACAAAATTACCTGCAATTTTTCAATTATGCGTCAGCTTTTCTTAGGTGATTTTTCAACCCCGAACGCTAAATCGTCCAGAGCAAGTGCATCTCAATCAGTCTTAACACAAGGAATCAGAAAAAACTAA
- a CDS encoding alpha/beta hydrolase gives MQISQIFNRLNNSKFTKLLSQTVALGVSAFVLLSTTNANAAEQVVLKYGTFQGQVSVQELSQFTETGKTTPTLQAYLDAAQQDPAVARKALKAPIKADPAFLNNLLSSWAGPILVNQIGEVVHPPAGQLDQQALRSALSTSIQQNGEVTLLGAIQNYPNTSVELEGDRLISVYERLSSLAELL, from the coding sequence ATGCAGATTTCTCAAATTTTTAATCGATTAAACAATAGCAAATTTACTAAGTTACTCAGTCAAACAGTAGCTTTAGGCGTAAGTGCTTTTGTTCTCCTCTCAACTACTAATGCTAATGCCGCCGAGCAAGTTGTTTTAAAATATGGTACTTTTCAGGGGCAAGTTTCTGTTCAAGAATTAAGTCAGTTTACAGAAACAGGTAAGACTACTCCGACACTACAAGCTTATTTGGATGCCGCTCAACAAGACCCCGCAGTAGCTCGTAAGGCACTGAAAGCCCCAATAAAAGCCGATCCTGCCTTTTTAAATAACTTACTGTCTAGCTGGGCAGGGCCAATTTTAGTTAACCAAATTGGTGAAGTAGTTCATCCCCCCGCAGGACAACTAGATCAACAGGCGCTGCGAAGTGCTTTAAGTACATCTATTCAACAAAATGGTGAAGTTACACTCCTTGGAGCTATTCAGAATTATCCTAATACTTCTGTTGAACTTGAAGGCGATCGCCTCATCTCTGTTTATGAACGCCTAAGCAGCCTAGCAGAACTTTTATGA
- a CDS encoding macro domain-containing protein, which produces MKLILVAPDSLLCAAFQQNFNYLPNVEIVNNYFEWLPDFDCMVSPANSFGMMDGGIDAAIRFFGRPLMARVQQRILEDYLGEQPVGTSMIVETGHHKHPFLAHTPTMRVPMIIAGTDIPYIAMWAMLLTVRHHNQHARQKINTIACPGLGTGIGRVPHTEAARQMALAYDHFLYPPKYLNCIVAAERQLQIWEGGDFR; this is translated from the coding sequence TTGAAATTGATATTGGTAGCTCCCGACTCTTTGTTGTGTGCAGCCTTTCAACAGAATTTTAATTACTTACCCAATGTAGAAATAGTGAATAACTATTTCGAGTGGTTGCCAGATTTTGATTGTATGGTCAGCCCTGCGAACTCTTTTGGCATGATGGATGGTGGCATAGATGCGGCTATCCGTTTTTTTGGTCGTCCCTTAATGGCAAGAGTCCAACAGCGCATTCTTGAGGATTATTTGGGCGAACAGCCTGTAGGAACATCAATGATTGTGGAAACAGGTCATCATAAACATCCTTTTTTGGCTCATACACCTACGATGCGAGTTCCCATGATTATTGCTGGGACGGATATTCCTTATATTGCAATGTGGGCAATGCTGCTGACAGTTCGCCACCATAACCAACACGCTAGGCAAAAAATTAACACGATTGCCTGTCCTGGATTGGGTACGGGAATAGGACGAGTGCCACATACTGAGGCTGCTAGACAGATGGCTTTAGCTTACGATCATTTTCTGTATCCACCAAAGTATCTAAATTGCATAGTTGCGGCTGAAAGACAACTTCAGATATGGGAAGGAGGAGATTTTAGGTAA
- a CDS encoding RNA-guided endonuclease InsQ/TnpB family protein, with the protein MKTLKFKLYQHKRNRYLKRMINASGVIYNHAIALHKRYYRMWGKHLNCAKLQSHIAKLRKKNQFWQSVGSQAVQDICQRIEKAYQLFFKHYNKGVRPPAFKKVKKYKSFTLKQAGYKFLAGNRVKIGNRVYQFWKSRQIEGTIKTLTIKRTPLGELFIVVFVDEDSKPEAKFTTSKIAGFDFGLKTFLTCSDGTCLEKSLLLGEPQDRVFRKIESPQFFKQSLNAIKKANRHHSRKVKGSSNRERARKNLVRKHEDISNRRRDWFWKLAHELTSKFDVLCFETLNLKGMHRLLGRKVSDLAFGEFLQILEWVAKKKNKLVVFIDQWYPSSKTCSHCGYVLEKLDLNTREWRCPSCQSVNGRDENASRNICAVGASTVGLGDVRQSMTAIAV; encoded by the coding sequence ATGAAAACTCTGAAGTTTAAGTTATACCAGCACAAAAGAAATAGATATCTCAAACGCATGATTAATGCGTCTGGGGTGATATATAATCACGCAATCGCTCTCCACAAGCGCTATTACCGAATGTGGGGCAAGCATTTAAATTGTGCAAAACTTCAGTCACACATCGCTAAACTGCGGAAGAAAAACCAATTTTGGCAATCAGTAGGTTCTCAAGCAGTACAAGATATCTGTCAACGCATTGAGAAAGCCTATCAGTTATTTTTTAAACATTATAATAAAGGAGTAAGACCACCAGCATTTAAAAAGGTCAAAAAATATAAATCGTTCACCTTAAAACAAGCAGGCTATAAGTTTCTGGCTGGTAATCGAGTTAAGATTGGCAATCGAGTTTATCAATTTTGGAAATCTAGACAAATAGAGGGGACAATCAAAACCTTAACCATTAAGCGCACACCATTGGGTGAATTGTTTATAGTTGTATTTGTTGATGAGGATAGTAAACCAGAAGCTAAATTCACGACTAGTAAGATAGCGGGTTTTGACTTTGGGCTTAAGACGTTTCTCACCTGCTCTGATGGTACTTGTCTTGAAAAATCGCTCCTCTTGGGGGAACCCCAAGACCGCGTTTTTCGCAAAATTGAATCACCCCAGTTTTTTAAACAGTCCCTTAATGCTATCAAAAAGGCAAATCGTCATCACTCCAGGAAGGTGAAAGGCTCATCCAATCGGGAACGAGCAAGAAAGAACTTAGTACGCAAGCATGAAGATATTTCTAACCGAAGGCGTGATTGGTTTTGGAAATTAGCGCATGAATTAACCAGTAAGTTTGATGTGCTGTGTTTTGAAACACTCAACCTTAAAGGAATGCATCGTCTTTTGGGTCGTAAGGTTTCTGATTTAGCCTTTGGGGAATTTCTGCAAATCTTAGAATGGGTTGCCAAGAAGAAGAACAAATTGGTTGTTTTTATCGACCAATGGTATCCCAGTAGCAAGACTTGTTCTCATTGTGGATATGTTTTAGAAAAACTTGATTTAAATACTCGTGAGTGGCGTTGTCCGTCTTGCCAGTCAGTTAATGGAAGGGATGAAAACGCTAGTCGTAATATTTGTGCAGTTGGGGCATCGACTGTTGGCTTAGGTGATGTTAGACAGTCTATGACTGCAATTGCTGTTTGA